A genomic segment from Patescibacteria group bacterium encodes:
- the smpB gene encoding SsrA-binding protein SmpB, which yields MYNRVMKQLAQNRRGRYDYSIDETLTAGLVLNGPEVKSAKLGQISLKGSFVTLKDGEAWLHGAYFTPYAPAAGLKLDPERSRKLLLHKKQLEELKTGREQGIQPVPLALIEQKGLVKLVVGLGRGKKRYDKRETIKKREQDREAGRAMRQRTKAS from the coding sequence ATGTATAATAGGGTTATGAAACAGCTCGCCCAAAATCGACGCGGCCGCTACGATTACAGCATTGATGAGACTCTCACCGCTGGATTGGTTTTGAACGGCCCAGAGGTTAAGAGTGCCAAGCTTGGCCAGATTAGCCTAAAAGGCAGCTTTGTCACCTTAAAAGATGGCGAGGCCTGGCTTCATGGTGCCTATTTTACGCCATACGCGCCGGCTGCGGGCCTTAAACTCGATCCAGAGCGGTCACGCAAGCTATTACTACATAAAAAGCAGCTAGAAGAGCTTAAAACCGGTCGCGAGCAAGGAATTCAACCGGTACCACTGGCCTTAATTGAGCAAAAAGGGCTGGTTAAGCTCGTGGTTGGCCTGGGCCGCGGTAAAAAACGGTACGATAAACGCGAGACCATTAAAAAGCGCGAGCAAGACCGTGAGGCCGGACGCGCTATGCGCCAGCGCACCAAAGCGTCTTAA
- a CDS encoding ATP-dependent Clp protease ATP-binding subunit — protein MSQMNYNRSGRRIKQARLRRRLGSWGAPVLWGVIIVLVTAWLFALQQGSQLGWTALGLALLVLMAQLWNRWQLRNLPTTGSLDSPAVTLDQLIEAQLLSQLPWPATSDVAFTSAASTWEGSFILLRLGLPKDITLQILQQNPYDPWDQVVATAKQYNISEIDGAVVVAAILINAPGLDAALQAVKLGKEDVIAVLQWQHRLKLQLKALENRPVFGGVGRDWASGYTPLLNQYAQNLSQQVESGAYRHLPQIHEPVVDQLVELLSGNRANVALIGDAGAGKTALVYSLAERILKGDRAKSLQYNYILKLNASLLLSAGGQIEEVVMRLLAEAAHARNIILFLDEAQLFFGSGTGAVDLSQVLLPVLQQSPLKIIMTMAPSDWQHLSAASAGLAASIQRVTVPAPSPEDSLQVMADAANSIEAAPNLVTTYQAIKEAYSLADRYLPESAFPGKGISLIESASHYTQQGFITQTSVQQAVETMTGAKITAAETPEKQQLLNLEDEIHKRMVNQSRAVTVVSDALRRARAGVRNQNRPVGSFLFLGPTGVGKTELARALADVYFGGQNQIIRVDMSEYQQPKDTDRLLAPGAGSRTGSSLIGDIRHQPFSVVLFDEIEKAHPDVLNLLLQLLDEGRLTDTQGREASFKDAIIISTSNAAADVIRQKIEAGQELVEFEDEIVSGLIESHQFRPELLNRFDEIVLFRPLNKAELRQVVELMLRGVNATLAAQKISVSLTAAAIDWLVDRGYDPRLGARPMRRMVQRAVENTIAQRILSGQIQPGASVTLDAADLHVAD, from the coding sequence ATGAGCCAGATGAACTACAACCGGTCTGGTCGTCGAATCAAGCAAGCTCGCTTGCGCCGTCGACTTGGTTCGTGGGGCGCACCGGTGTTATGGGGCGTAATTATCGTATTGGTAACCGCCTGGCTGTTCGCACTGCAACAGGGCAGTCAACTCGGCTGGACCGCCCTAGGATTGGCGTTGCTGGTTTTGATGGCGCAGTTATGGAATCGGTGGCAGTTGCGTAACCTGCCAACCACCGGCTCTCTCGATAGCCCAGCGGTTACTCTCGACCAGTTAATTGAAGCGCAACTACTGTCGCAGCTGCCGTGGCCAGCAACATCCGATGTAGCTTTTACATCAGCTGCTTCTACCTGGGAAGGATCATTCATTCTGCTGAGACTTGGTTTGCCTAAAGATATAACGTTGCAGATACTACAACAAAATCCGTATGATCCTTGGGATCAGGTGGTTGCAACCGCCAAACAGTACAATATCTCCGAGATAGATGGGGCGGTAGTGGTGGCGGCAATCTTAATTAATGCTCCGGGGCTAGATGCGGCACTTCAAGCCGTCAAGTTAGGCAAGGAGGATGTTATAGCGGTGTTGCAGTGGCAGCACCGGCTTAAACTACAGTTAAAGGCTCTTGAAAACCGGCCGGTATTTGGTGGCGTTGGGCGCGACTGGGCTAGCGGCTACACGCCGCTACTCAACCAGTACGCCCAAAACCTCAGCCAACAGGTTGAAAGTGGCGCCTACCGCCATCTACCTCAGATTCACGAGCCGGTGGTTGATCAGTTGGTTGAGCTGCTATCTGGCAATCGCGCCAATGTGGCACTGATCGGGGACGCCGGAGCCGGTAAAACCGCACTGGTTTATTCGTTGGCCGAACGCATTCTAAAGGGGGACAGAGCCAAGTCGTTACAGTACAACTACATCTTAAAACTCAACGCCTCATTACTGCTATCGGCCGGTGGTCAGATCGAGGAGGTGGTAATGCGACTGCTGGCCGAGGCAGCGCATGCCCGTAACATCATTTTATTCCTAGATGAAGCCCAGCTGTTCTTTGGTAGCGGCACCGGTGCGGTTGATCTGTCGCAAGTGTTGTTGCCGGTGCTGCAGCAGTCGCCACTCAAGATCATTATGACCATGGCGCCATCAGATTGGCAGCACCTGTCGGCTGCGAGCGCTGGTCTGGCCGCTAGTATCCAGCGAGTAACCGTGCCGGCCCCTTCACCCGAAGACAGCCTGCAGGTGATGGCCGACGCCGCCAACTCGATTGAGGCCGCCCCCAACCTAGTTACAACCTACCAGGCCATCAAGGAGGCTTACAGCTTGGCCGACCGCTATCTGCCGGAGTCGGCCTTCCCTGGTAAGGGCATTAGTTTAATCGAGAGCGCTTCGCACTACACTCAGCAGGGCTTCATTACCCAAACCTCGGTTCAGCAGGCGGTTGAGACGATGACCGGCGCCAAGATAACCGCGGCTGAGACTCCCGAGAAGCAGCAGCTACTCAACCTGGAGGATGAGATTCATAAGCGCATGGTTAACCAGAGCCGAGCGGTGACGGTGGTGTCCGATGCTCTACGCCGGGCCCGTGCCGGTGTACGTAATCAAAACCGCCCGGTTGGCAGCTTTTTGTTCCTGGGTCCAACCGGAGTTGGTAAGACCGAGCTGGCCCGTGCCTTGGCCGACGTCTACTTTGGTGGCCAAAACCAGATTATTCGGGTGGATATGAGCGAGTACCAGCAGCCCAAGGATACCGACCGTCTGCTGGCTCCTGGTGCCGGTAGTCGCACCGGTAGTAGCCTGATCGGCGATATTCGCCACCAACCTTTTAGTGTGGTCTTGTTTGATGAGATAGAAAAGGCGCACCCAGATGTGCTTAACCTGTTGCTACAGCTGCTGGATGAGGGTCGTTTAACCGACACACAGGGTAGGGAGGCCTCATTTAAGGACGCTATTATCATCTCTACCTCTAATGCCGCCGCCGATGTGATCCGACAGAAGATTGAGGCTGGCCAGGAGCTGGTAGAGTTTGAGGATGAAATTGTTAGCGGTCTCATTGAATCGCACCAGTTCCGCCCGGAGCTATTGAACCGCTTTGATGAGATCGTTTTGTTCCGCCCATTAAATAAGGCCGAGTTGAGGCAGGTGGTTGAGCTAATGCTGCGCGGCGTTAACGCCACATTAGCCGCTCAAAAAATTTCGGTGAGCCTAACGGCCGCCGCGATTGACTGGCTGGTCGACCGCGGTTACGACCCACGACTGGGCGCCCGGCCAATGCGGCGGATGGTCCAGCGGGCGGTTGAGAACACAATTGCTCAGCGCATTTTGAGTGGCCAAATTCAGCCCGGTGCTAGCGTCACGCTTGACGCCGCTGACCTCCACGTCGCCGACTAG
- a CDS encoding LytR family transcriptional regulator — MWGIGKLSVNDDIIIYQDELESSPRPKPPRRYVKWLKRLAIVAVVIGAAVAAYLVFNLSKVSVNPFGFGKLKGESDGRVNIMMLGVGDPGHAGEKLSDTNIILSVDTRNHTVAMIGIPRDLRVDIPDYGESKINNAYAQGGLKVAKQTYEDSFGVPIHYYVKANFTGLKDVVDAVGGVEVDNKQNLYDPEYPCDKNQYRSCGFRLAAGRQKLDGNTALKYVRCRKGTCGNDFGRAERQQQVMQAIRDKATSAGTLANPVALGKLVGAAGKNIETDLSINNLMRLRELTDGLDQSRITNVVFNLDPDGFLISSNNSSDLVPASGDFDDIQLFVKSIFTMGPIWAEHSRVVIENGTTTTGLAGKLQDQLKTKGYPLGLETITNALKRDYTTTQIIDYSGGKKPKTVDYLKHQLKVEPTTPEALGLPASAIKPGDVVVILGSDYAATVSGSSSTGSSSTGSGSSSTR, encoded by the coding sequence ATGTGGGGCATTGGAAAGCTCTCAGTGAACGACGATATCATTATTTACCAGGATGAATTAGAAAGTTCGCCGCGCCCCAAGCCACCGCGCCGTTACGTTAAATGGCTCAAGCGATTGGCAATAGTGGCGGTGGTAATTGGTGCTGCAGTAGCGGCCTATTTGGTATTCAACCTATCAAAGGTTTCGGTTAATCCATTTGGTTTTGGCAAGCTAAAGGGGGAGAGCGATGGCCGCGTCAACATCATGATGCTTGGTGTTGGCGATCCTGGTCATGCCGGCGAAAAGCTTAGCGATACCAACATTATTCTCAGTGTAGATACCCGCAACCACACCGTTGCCATGATTGGCATTCCGCGCGATTTACGTGTCGACATACCTGATTATGGTGAAAGTAAAATTAACAACGCTTACGCTCAAGGCGGGCTAAAGGTAGCCAAGCAGACCTACGAAGACAGCTTTGGCGTACCAATTCACTATTACGTTAAAGCCAACTTTACCGGTCTCAAAGACGTAGTTGATGCGGTTGGTGGCGTTGAGGTCGATAACAAGCAGAATCTCTACGATCCCGAATACCCCTGCGATAAAAACCAGTATCGCAGCTGTGGCTTCCGTTTGGCCGCCGGACGCCAGAAGCTTGATGGCAACACCGCACTTAAGTATGTTCGATGCCGCAAGGGTACCTGCGGTAACGACTTTGGTCGGGCCGAGCGCCAGCAGCAAGTGATGCAGGCCATTCGCGACAAGGCTACCTCGGCTGGGACCCTGGCTAACCCGGTAGCTTTAGGCAAGCTGGTCGGTGCTGCAGGTAAGAATATTGAAACCGACCTCAGCATAAATAACTTAATGCGACTGCGTGAGTTGACCGATGGGTTGGACCAGTCGCGCATCACAAATGTGGTGTTCAATCTCGACCCAGACGGCTTCTTAATCTCATCCAATAACTCTAGCGACCTAGTCCCGGCTAGCGGCGACTTTGACGACATCCAGTTGTTCGTAAAAAGCATCTTCACCATGGGCCCGATCTGGGCTGAACACAGTCGGGTGGTGATAGAAAATGGCACCACCACTACCGGCTTGGCTGGCAAGCTACAGGATCAGCTTAAAACCAAGGGATATCCACTGGGCCTCGAAACAATCACTAACGCTCTTAAGCGGGACTACACCACCACGCAGATCATTGACTACAGCGGCGGCAAGAAGCCAAAGACCGTTGACTACCTCAAGCATCAGCTCAAGGTCGAGCCAACCACGCCCGAGGCGCTAGGACTACCCGCCAGCGCGATTAAGCCGGGTGATGTGGTGGTGATTCTAGGCTCCGACTACGCCGCGACCGTCTCGGGTAGCAGCAGTACTGGCTCCAGTAGTACCGGTAGCGGCTCCTCGTCGACGCGATAG
- a CDS encoding type II/IV secretion system protein yields MSESTGASRAQDEQLAAAFAAKSGIPYQETTDLTAVIDLGGQLDLATLQQYRVAPLHHYNDHSLELGITDQTDRSRLPELQNKLPHVQMTFKTISHSGYNYILNHTYYLLFEKERNGDFKAFGKRLAAAAPKQAFSLIAQMAYWLDASDIHIEPQANQTRIRFRLDGILHPITDVDTKAYEIFLSDLQTRAEITWGSDEPQSGRISLRLMDNQALYSDVNMRIETVPTFHGEEIVVRIFNDQTRDLTLEHLGFSDEQLRKLYAVTEHPSGMVLTVGPTGSGKTSTLYAIINHLNNPEVKIITLEDPVEYDLPGISQIQVNTDDKESFAGKLRAVMREDPNVVMIGEIRDIDTAKTALQAALTGHLVLSTFHATNASAAISRMLDMIGQNPLFASAIRMIIAQRLARRICPHCVVEATATKEQLDFLTKSVEQISPERRPKLPKTLKLKHGKGCPECHGIGYKGRVAVVEMMSITPEIEKLMMQPKTTTAQDIEAVAVRSGMATLLEDGVTKALAGETTVEEIVRLSEA; encoded by the coding sequence ATGAGTGAGAGTACCGGCGCATCGCGCGCCCAAGACGAACAGTTAGCCGCCGCCTTTGCCGCCAAAAGTGGTATTCCCTACCAAGAAACCACCGACTTAACCGCGGTTATTGATCTGGGTGGTCAGCTGGATCTGGCCACGCTGCAGCAGTATCGCGTGGCACCTCTCCATCACTACAACGACCACAGTCTAGAACTGGGTATTACCGACCAGACCGACCGCAGCCGCCTCCCAGAGCTGCAAAACAAACTGCCTCACGTCCAGATGACCTTTAAAACCATCTCGCACAGCGGCTACAACTACATTCTCAACCACACCTACTACCTGCTGTTCGAAAAGGAGCGCAATGGCGACTTTAAGGCCTTTGGCAAGCGCCTGGCCGCCGCCGCGCCCAAGCAAGCATTTTCGCTGATTGCCCAGATGGCCTACTGGCTGGATGCATCCGATATTCACATTGAGCCGCAAGCTAACCAAACCCGAATTCGATTCCGGTTGGATGGCATTCTCCATCCGATTACCGACGTCGACACCAAAGCCTATGAGATTTTTTTGAGCGACTTACAGACTCGAGCCGAGATAACCTGGGGCTCGGATGAGCCTCAAAGCGGTCGAATCAGTCTGCGCTTAATGGATAACCAGGCCCTCTACTCCGACGTCAACATGCGAATTGAAACGGTTCCCACCTTCCATGGCGAGGAAATTGTGGTGCGCATCTTTAACGACCAAACCCGCGATCTAACGCTCGAGCATCTGGGCTTTAGTGATGAGCAGCTGCGCAAACTGTATGCGGTCACCGAACATCCCAGCGGCATGGTATTAACGGTTGGACCGACCGGATCAGGTAAGACCTCCACCCTTTACGCCATCATCAATCACCTCAATAACCCTGAGGTTAAGATAATCACGCTTGAGGATCCGGTTGAGTACGACCTGCCTGGAATCAGCCAGATTCAGGTGAACACCGACGACAAGGAGTCGTTTGCCGGAAAACTACGCGCCGTAATGCGTGAGGATCCCAATGTAGTAATGATCGGTGAAATCCGTGACATCGACACCGCTAAAACCGCCCTACAAGCGGCCTTAACCGGTCACTTGGTACTGTCGACCTTCCATGCCACCAACGCGTCGGCGGCAATCAGCCGTATGCTCGACATGATTGGCCAGAATCCGCTGTTTGCTAGTGCTATTCGAATGATTATTGCCCAGAGATTGGCGCGCCGTATCTGTCCTCACTGTGTTGTAGAAGCTACAGCGACTAAAGAACAGCTAGACTTCTTAACCAAATCGGTTGAACAAATTAGCCCTGAACGTCGTCCAAAACTGCCTAAGACCCTCAAGCTCAAGCACGGCAAGGGCTGCCCCGAGTGTCACGGTATCGGCTATAAGGGCCGAGTCGCGGTTGTTGAGATGATGTCGATCACCCCCGAAATTGAAAAGCTGATGATGCAACCTAAAACCACTACAGCGCAGGATATTGAAGCGGTAGCGGTACGGAGCGGCATGGCCACCCTACTAGAGGATGGTGTAACCAAGGCCCTAGCCGGCGAAACCACGGTTGAGGAGATTGTGCGGTTAAGCGAGGCTTAG
- a CDS encoding MFS transporter: protein MHSIVDQHIRHHHQLRPVREIYWSVGINGLGLSLVSIFVPIYLYNLGYSIRTILLLFVVDFVIRIMLQPIAGRYIARYGPKHGFVIAVVATIVTLVLLTMLAGNAQVFWLIPAADAVLNVFHFLAFMTYFARSYEEKKVSSQVSIISQLIVTVTTLGPLIGGIIASLFGLQVSLLLAIVLVSASLIPLSFSSEPFTRQRFSMLDLPWKQMARDAVGSFGRAIDARVAKIVWPFAIFLFVGGYAKVGFITTVSFLAIVIANQVASKLSQRHPRATIWSGSVGTSVMHLGRIGAADSISATAINLVDGVVNTFNMIPFQATLYRHARSNNTVSFVAAFNAMNDLGSLFLFSTLFAATFILPTQAVLILAFVLGAIGILISPAIMTSHYQKAQPR, encoded by the coding sequence ATGCATTCAATCGTCGATCAGCACATCCGGCACCATCACCAACTGCGGCCGGTAAGGGAGATTTATTGGTCAGTTGGAATCAACGGGCTAGGCCTCAGCTTGGTTAGTATCTTCGTGCCGATCTATCTGTACAATCTGGGTTACAGCATCCGAACAATCTTGTTACTCTTTGTGGTTGATTTTGTAATTCGCATTATGTTGCAGCCAATAGCTGGGCGCTACATTGCGCGATATGGCCCCAAGCATGGCTTTGTGATTGCTGTGGTGGCCACAATTGTGACGCTGGTTTTACTAACCATGCTGGCTGGTAACGCCCAGGTATTTTGGTTGATTCCAGCAGCTGACGCGGTTCTAAACGTGTTCCACTTTTTAGCCTTTATGACCTACTTTGCTCGGTCATATGAGGAGAAAAAGGTTAGCTCCCAGGTTAGTATCATATCTCAACTTATTGTAACCGTTACAACACTAGGGCCTCTTATTGGCGGCATTATTGCTAGTCTGTTTGGTTTGCAAGTGTCGCTGCTGCTGGCAATTGTTCTGGTATCGGCGAGCTTAATTCCACTGTCATTTAGCAGTGAGCCATTTACGCGCCAGCGCTTTTCGATGCTCGACCTACCCTGGAAGCAGATGGCACGCGATGCGGTAGGCAGCTTTGGTCGGGCGATCGATGCTCGGGTGGCTAAGATTGTTTGGCCGTTTGCCATATTTTTGTTTGTCGGTGGCTACGCCAAGGTTGGTTTTATTACTACGGTATCTTTTTTGGCAATTGTGATCGCCAATCAGGTTGCATCAAAGCTGTCGCAGCGACACCCGCGGGCTACAATCTGGAGTGGCTCGGTCGGCACCTCGGTAATGCACTTGGGCAGAATTGGGGCAGCCGATTCAATTAGTGCCACCGCGATTAACCTGGTTGATGGGGTTGTTAATACCTTTAACATGATTCCATTTCAGGCAACGCTGTACCGCCACGCCCGCTCAAACAACACGGTGAGCTTTGTGGCGGCGTTTAACGCGATGAACGATCTGGGCTCGTTGTTTTTGTTTAGCACGCTTTTTGCAGCTACTTTTATACTGCCTACTCAGGCAGTGCTCATATTGGCGTTTGTACTGGGTGCGATCGGGATTTTGATTAGCCCAGCGATTATGACCAGTCATTACCAAAAAGCTCAACCTAGGTAG
- a CDS encoding type II toxin-antitoxin system PemK/MazF family toxin, which yields MFAMLTSMKDYRHWHIKKHQLQQKTQQLYFYEREVWWVAIGLNVGDEEDGKGRNFARPVLVLRKFNKSLFYGVPLSTKLKEGKYYSGITLAGEEVSALMSQMRSYDSSRLLSKLGSVSVNDISRVRSGLSKIIGL from the coding sequence TTGTTTGCTATGCTCACGAGCATGAAAGATTACCGGCATTGGCACATAAAAAAGCATCAGTTACAACAAAAAACTCAACAACTCTATTTTTACGAGCGAGAGGTGTGGTGGGTGGCCATAGGTCTCAATGTTGGGGATGAAGAAGACGGTAAGGGGCGGAATTTTGCGCGCCCAGTATTAGTGCTGAGAAAGTTTAATAAATCTTTATTCTACGGAGTTCCACTTTCTACAAAATTAAAAGAGGGCAAATACTACTCAGGAATTACTTTGGCGGGGGAGGAAGTAAGTGCGCTTATGTCGCAGATGCGAAGCTATGACTCAAGCCGGTTATTAAGTAAGCTTGGATCTGTTTCTGTAAATGACATAAGTAGAGTACGCTCGGGTTTATCTAAAATAATTGGCCTGTAA
- a CDS encoding MFS transporter, translated as MVEYIQTIRHRNFTKLWLAQILSQVAANLLNFALIILVYNLTQQTRFANLSVSLLVLSFAVPAILSAPVAGAYVDYWDRKKVLVATNALRTVLVLLYIPAANNLIWILVLTFVIAVVGQFFMPAEAATIPRTVPKQNLLAANSLFVFSLYGSFMVGYSASGPAVAAFGDHGAYYVTAIMFGLATLLTAWLPRYKVDKKTTKLPRLHLFRQLKENWQIIRAHPDRSFALSQMAITQGIVFVLITLAPALSLALFKVPLQQASHFIIIPVGVGMLVGVICLGFLNKVAGRRQIIEASLFMSGLVLTLLGLSGQLYRTYHGEPLVDLVNIGLIVGGIMLVLGAMNSIINATAQTLLQETTDDHNRGKVFSSLQMLINISSTIPVFVTGILADLISVTKVITIMGVILFAYAIAMLISSWLAAIRLKRSKPQNKTGAV; from the coding sequence TTGGTGGAGTATATACAGACCATTCGTCATCGCAACTTTACCAAGTTGTGGTTGGCCCAAATCCTGTCTCAGGTAGCGGCCAATCTACTTAACTTTGCTCTTATTATTTTGGTCTACAATCTGACCCAGCAAACCCGTTTTGCTAACCTGTCGGTGAGTCTGCTGGTGCTGTCGTTTGCGGTACCGGCGATTCTATCGGCTCCGGTCGCTGGGGCTTACGTTGACTACTGGGACCGCAAGAAGGTGCTGGTGGCAACCAACGCGCTGCGCACCGTTTTGGTGCTGCTTTACATCCCGGCCGCCAATAATCTGATCTGGATCCTCGTGTTAACCTTTGTGATTGCGGTGGTGGGGCAGTTCTTTATGCCAGCCGAAGCTGCTACCATACCTAGAACCGTGCCAAAGCAAAACCTGCTCGCCGCCAACTCACTTTTTGTGTTCAGCCTGTATGGCTCGTTTATGGTGGGTTACTCCGCTTCAGGTCCGGCTGTGGCTGCCTTTGGCGACCACGGAGCTTACTACGTTACCGCCATCATGTTCGGCTTGGCGACTTTGCTTACCGCCTGGCTCCCCAGGTATAAAGTTGATAAAAAAACAACAAAACTACCACGTCTCCACCTGTTCCGCCAGCTCAAGGAAAACTGGCAGATTATTCGCGCTCACCCCGACCGATCATTTGCCCTGTCGCAGATGGCAATTACGCAGGGGATTGTGTTTGTGTTGATTACCTTGGCGCCGGCGCTGTCGTTGGCACTGTTTAAGGTTCCGCTGCAGCAAGCCAGCCACTTTATCATCATTCCGGTTGGAGTTGGTATGTTGGTGGGTGTGATTTGCTTAGGTTTCTTGAATAAAGTAGCCGGCCGCCGCCAGATTATCGAAGCCAGCTTGTTCATGTCCGGACTGGTATTAACCCTGCTGGGCTTGAGCGGTCAGCTGTATCGCACCTACCACGGTGAGCCGTTGGTTGATTTGGTTAACATCGGGTTAATTGTGGGCGGAATCATGTTGGTGCTAGGGGCGATGAACTCAATCATTAATGCCACCGCTCAAACCTTACTGCAGGAAACCACCGATGATCATAACCGCGGCAAGGTGTTTAGCTCGCTGCAGATGCTAATTAACATTTCCAGTACCATACCGGTGTTTGTAACCGGAATTTTGGCCGACCTGATTTCGGTAACCAAGGTCATTACCATCATGGGGGTTATCTTGTTTGCCTACGCCATCGCCATGCTGATTAGTAGCTGGTTGGCGGCAATACGACTTAAGCGATCCAAGCCGCAAAACAAAACTGGAGCCGTTTAA
- a CDS encoding glycosyltransferase: MKTAPTVSIVVPTLNEEKYLPDLAASIDAQTAPPLEVIAVDKSTDTTPQLIMSYGYTKVAQGQGVATARDQGFEVAKGDIIVSTDADSVLPPTYIEAVQRVFADPAVAAVFGPVYLSDGPWIARLASRSLFSLFLRFSLLIRRPNLNGMNFACRASAYRKTGGFNRKLITGEDVELGYRLQRQGRIVYDPAVKVYTSARRVKGQGILGFTWYHIKNFLRLASGRPGSTNFKQFR; encoded by the coding sequence TTGAAAACCGCCCCAACCGTATCGATTGTGGTTCCAACCTTAAACGAAGAGAAATATCTGCCTGATTTGGCGGCCTCGATTGATGCTCAAACGGCGCCGCCGCTAGAGGTTATCGCGGTCGACAAGAGCACCGACACCACGCCCCAACTGATTATGAGCTATGGCTACACCAAGGTGGCTCAGGGGCAGGGAGTGGCGACCGCGCGGGATCAGGGCTTTGAGGTAGCCAAGGGGGATATTATTGTCTCCACCGATGCCGATAGCGTCTTGCCTCCAACCTATATCGAAGCGGTGCAGCGGGTTTTTGCCGACCCAGCGGTGGCGGCAGTGTTCGGACCGGTTTACCTGAGCGATGGTCCTTGGATCGCTCGCTTAGCTTCGCGCAGCTTGTTTTCCCTGTTTTTACGCTTTTCGCTACTGATTCGACGCCCGAATTTAAATGGCATGAACTTTGCTTGTCGTGCTAGCGCTTACCGTAAGACCGGAGGATTTAATCGAAAGTTAATAACTGGCGAGGATGTTGAGCTGGGTTATCGCTTGCAGCGACAGGGGCGAATCGTTTATGACCCAGCGGTTAAGGTTTATACCTCGGCGCGGCGGGTAAAGGGGCAGGGTATTCTTGGGTTTACCTGGTATCACATCAAGAACTTTTTGCGCCTGGCCAGTGGCCGACCCGGGTCTACCAACTTCAAGCAGTTTCGCTAG
- a CDS encoding glycosyltransferase family 4 protein — protein sequence MNIGLFSDSYLPSLDGISYSIEAFRVELEKRGHTVTVFAPSPSIRYKEKSPNIVRFPAVKGLFYDDYLTSMFFPPEALLRIKRKKLDIVHFHTPSQIGLLGAYYALRSHTPLISTYHTDLYEYVSHYPQVLPGTIALSLMSPMITGGGLSDFRKAISSIKPERNIDKWNKKIVMRGITALHNRCDYVIAPSRKIRTQLEGWGTTAPIRILPSGVDPIPTTARATSLFRSKWGLNPDQPVILFVGRLGKEKNIELLIEAYGQVRKQLPEAKLVIVGRHEHQKALQAYSTKHNLDDGVIFTGHIEHDRLGAAYASANVFAFPSRTDTQGLVLHEAANAGLPIVMIDKEITEVVHDKQNGLFARNSAGDMARKLLIILKDSEKQQRYGAASRQFAAEYSASHQAKLLEELYQKTITSHRRAAEMPPAVKP from the coding sequence ATGAACATTGGCCTATTTAGCGACTCCTACCTTCCCAGCCTCGATGGCATCAGCTATTCGATCGAGGCTTTTAGGGTTGAACTAGAAAAGCGCGGTCACACCGTTACCGTGTTCGCGCCGTCACCGAGCATTCGCTATAAAGAAAAGTCGCCCAACATTGTGCGATTCCCGGCAGTAAAGGGCCTGTTTTATGATGACTATCTGACCAGCATGTTCTTCCCGCCCGAAGCTTTACTGCGGATTAAACGTAAAAAGTTGGATATCGTCCACTTTCATACCCCTAGCCAAATTGGCCTGCTGGGCGCCTACTACGCCCTCCGTAGCCATACCCCGCTCATTAGCACCTACCACACCGATCTGTACGAGTATGTTAGCCACTACCCCCAGGTGCTACCTGGCACCATCGCCCTGTCGCTAATGTCGCCCATGATTACCGGCGGAGGCCTGAGCGACTTCCGCAAGGCCATAAGCAGCATTAAGCCAGAACGCAACATTGATAAATGGAATAAGAAGATTGTTATGCGCGGCATTACTGCGCTGCATAACCGCTGCGACTACGTGATAGCGCCGTCGCGTAAGATTCGCACCCAGCTCGAAGGCTGGGGCACCACCGCCCCAATTCGAATTCTACCGAGTGGCGTCGACCCAATCCCCACCACCGCACGCGCCACCAGCCTGTTCCGCAGTAAGTGGGGGCTCAACCCGGATCAGCCGGTTATCTTGTTTGTCGGGCGGCTGGGTAAAGAAAAAAACATTGAGCTGTTAATCGAAGCCTACGGGCAGGTCCGCAAGCAGCTACCAGAAGCAAAGCTGGTGATTGTGGGGCGACATGAACACCAAAAGGCGCTTCAAGCCTATTCCACCAAACACAATCTAGATGATGGCGTTATCTTTACCGGCCATATTGAGCATGATCGCCTGGGAGCGGCCTACGCTAGTGCCAACGTGTTTGCCTTTCCGTCACGCACCGATACCCAAGGCTTGGTGCTGCACGAAGCCGCTAATGCCGGCTTGCCAATCGTCATGATCGACAAGGAGATAACCGAGGTGGTCCACGACAAGCAGAATGGCCTGTTTGCCCGAAATTCGGCCGGTGATATGGCGCGAAAGCTGTTAATCATTCTTAAAGACTCGGAGAAGCAGCAGCGATATGGTGCGGCCAGTCGCCAATTCGCCGCCGAATACTCCGCCTCCCACCAGGCCAAACTATTAGAAGAGCTATATCAAAAGACCATCACCAGCCATCGACGTGCTGCCGAGATGCCGCCAGCCGTTAAGCCTTGA